A part of Sander vitreus isolate 19-12246 chromosome 8, sanVit1, whole genome shotgun sequence genomic DNA contains:
- the ankrd26 gene encoding ankyrin repeat domain-containing protein 26 isoform X3, translated as MKKIFSFTKKKKHPSGTPDNWSVLSVGYELKEKDLGKVHKAASVGDLAKLKQLAKKNDINQLDKENRTALHIACASGHVEVVQFLVESKAKLNLCDNQNRSALMKAVQCQHERCVSILVENHAEPNLVDINGNTALHLAANIPSISATVLLLEHGADINAQNKEGFTPLTVSVREDHIEMAEFLLKEGASVNFMDQGQRSPLMIAAGNGQISMLRLLLRFDADITLKDTKGWSADDYAVMNGHHPCSLLIIEHSTQRNDGPSLSRQGPSKKKTKPLLGSPSQDVEAGFSLGGPATDKDDFEDNSQSESLSRVSKSAADEWASSEDDNESVLIEKKPQKVNLRKMIASKRREASALSDRSLSSTESEPESENRVQTIPSLPKALPSSKAPQRPVDPSPASFLPKAPQMTSTPLPSYGKKEDSTEDEDDDNDQEEEGDEEEGDEEEKEEDDVSGENDQPEESGESLDATSPVPETEVSKDKKRDFLSELGLEKGEEEQDSWDSESHSENLNMPHKEKQSLHAQDQEEMSTVEEEIKENLLYIPSFLRGEGGNRMAVLEPRRSVGRPRGSQGEVGNDNNGDDNGGEHADEGDTIQKETEKAKWEPLRVLSKLEGDNERKTDLMEELGLGDVDDLEDASDWDSASTTSKRTLPSRRMPSPGLEEFPECSSPSVKEQDEVIAPAAPLTPQRSINSNKTMPSTPPQPAPQPQPRARKMALQKSESEEESDCEPDNVASSCNAAKIDNQLPNIAELQAVVTPGSPELSPMARDSISNLESEKRQQKRIDEAVDTCQLDLNPCPSGHGGSDGGEKDSDFEDERSPAERGKAGNVPWENRYEKLWVEVEKREVKSTFKNVAGELKEKFGELLKSRSSTEEEQATAEFTSAEEESSDEDEEGEVIVRPMARARSTVLLTIPEQRESGLEDSVTESTDNSLCENTMPVCEPLASESVMFPEPDLLTDDVLEESLSPQLATAQRDRCLSPVTTTFTDNHTVPTLDVDQSTFLKDSAKLGTFHKPHLDRIWKDNGANGDEAEKNNASSDEDPEELINSRPPSLSRRSASIQGVSDEELEEDMERFKLEVGRETTRIAMLVHKFSTSWDTGGTALEEVGPEKPETSARAICQEQQPVATKSTNGAPVQLHLPLQQTYNSNRQEGQAVEETLQLELVRGARRSRAPQTNIHVNGDPLSVFDDSTLSEVSDDEGRFPTSGKQKTENPEVEMAEDFDELSQSSDTATDDIDSPTSGYRHASLLIQKLDSATLDSRSMVKLQNIFHEYERSIQKARSRHGYLADKVSHLEMERAELKSSLEEVKDVKSALERNQLELQTEVTNLKFQLKQEQENRRNATMMYDTTRDKLRRMEEQHQLEVQERQKVELTLRNLELEMRTLVNNIKQLEEDHSESQRLLAQERSARTLQENLLNSHLRKQQEIEDENKRNMSKSNEALSQLTEASDRERELLQQTASFQEQLTSLRTDLERSQANSSLRESHLLEENEALKEQLEDARRDLKLNSEALTQTVFNCNNQVTTLKSELAMTTTRLENERQTREALDAEVESTRTRLAGAMKEAELCRAANTDTERALLREKDEHQRVKDRFTGEAANQREAVSSLSQKLAKAETRANSMENEVHRATLQLTEKGLLLEVLQREKDQAALRVKELEAALQAERELVSRAGARQEAAQERLAQTQSECMLLRQQLEEAQNKGVAKERAVTDAQERFSDILSKLQSDCEERVQLVEERNKELASKAADLRDQIYKLEEEKSERETSVRQLQQELADSLKKLSMSEASLEVNTRYRNDLEEEKARLFKDLDRLKGKLEESEDQYVQAERRINSLKSCLDEREKQLTTTAQKLQEVLSASAASDTTIKQLEEAVQRLEIENARLEAAAKQQSNKIDALQKGAQEFAMVRGHLEDLVTNLQSSKMTLEDQLSREVQKQSMLSHTAQDSQALWEEELKSRSKLGLRLAELEKEKGDLSTQMEMEKKKAKKIAEQKKAVDTRLDQEMKRNTELQKEMYRLRTVLKTAKKKLRDQDTGGAVFGSPMSSLQVDPGRHSQAEGAFGRLKEKVDDLQMQLEKEGSRRSQLEKVNGDLKDQLASLKSLSRSNEHLERGKRQLEEEVLDLRRRMEAAQMEQSQVEQYRRDAEERARQEIQQKLEQVNIFLQSQAASQEALDQIKATNETNLRSQLEQKIRELEGELGRARTTHHDSLNQRESTRTELERYRQLYTEELRSRKSLAAKLERANSRLAEANSKLLNERSRSLITSSIANGSLGGPSLDLGSLGSPAHYGATLGPLNRSLGLGLSLLSPVTEGQNTRVEDYLAKLLAQKSVSHLSSLQPDP; from the exons ATGAAGAAGATATTCAGCTTTACTAAGAAAAAGAAACACCCGTCTGGTACTCCTGACAATTGGAGTGTGCTCTCTGTTGGCTATGAACTGAAAGAAAAGGACCTCGGGAAGGTTCACAAGGCTGCCTCAGTGGGAGATTTGGCAAAGTTGAAGCAGCTTGCTAAAAAGAATGATATCAATCAACTTGACAAGGAGAACAG AACTGCACTTCATATTGCCTGCGCCAGTGGACATGTTGAGGTGGTGCAATTCCTCGTTGAGAGCAAAGCCAAGCTTAACCTATGTGACAATCAAAATAGATCCGCCTTAATGAAG GCAGTGCAATGCCAGCATGAGCGCTGTGTGAGCATACTGGTGGAGAATCATGCCGAGCCTAACCTGGTGGATATCAATGGCAATACAGCCCTACATTTAGCAGCAAATATCCCATCCATTTCCGCTACTGTCCTGTTGCTGGAGCATGGGGCTGACATCAATGCTCAAAATAAG GAGGGATTCACACCCTTGACTGTGTCAGTCCGTGAGGACCATATCGAGATGGCTGAGTTTCTCCTAAAGGAGGGTGCTAGTGTGAATTTTATGGACCAAGGCCAAAG GTCCCCATTAATGATAGCTGCTGGGAATGGACAAATCAGTATGTTGCGGCTGCTCTTGCGGTTTGACGCAGATATCACACTAAAGGATACCAAAGGATGGTCAGCTGATGACTACGCAGTGATGAATGGGCATCATCC TTGTTCTCTCCTGATCATTGAGCACAGTACCCAGAGGAATGATGGGCCCTCCCTATCACGTCAAGGTCCGagcaaaaagaagacaaaaccgCTGTTGGGCAGTCCTTCCCAAGATGTTGAAGCCGGCTTCTCTTTGGGAGGGCCAGCCACTGACAAAGATG ATTTTGAAGACAATTCTCAGTCGGAGTCACTAAGTCG GGTTTCAAAAAGTGCTGCAGATGAATGGGCTTCATCAGAAGATGATAATGAATCGGTTTTAATCGAAAAG AAACCACAGAAGGTAAACCTAAGGAAAATGATTGCATCTAAAAGGAGAGAAG CTTCTGCACTGTCTGACAGATCCTTGAGCAGTACAGAATCTGAGCCAGAGAGTGAGAATAGAGTCCAGACAATTCCATCCCTCCCAAAGGCTTTACCATCCAGCAAAGCTCCACAGCGCCCAGTAGATCCCTCTCCCGCTTCCTTCCTTCCCAAAGCACCCCAGATGACTTCTACCCCTCTTCCAAGCTACGGAAAG AAAGAAGATTCCACtgaggatgaggatgatgataatgaccaagaggaggagggagacgaggaggagggagacgaggaggagaaagaagaagacgACGTCTCAGGTGAAAATGATCAACCCGAAGAGAGTGGAGAGTCCCTTGACGCCACTTCACCTGTTCCTGAGACAGAAGTCTCTAAAGATAAGAAAAGAG ATTTCCTGTCCGAGCTGGGTCTAgagaagggagaggaggagcaggattCTTGGGACTCTGAG TCCCACTCTGAAAACCTCAATATGCCACATAAAGAGAAACAAAGTTTGCATGCTCAGGATCAAGAAGAGATGTCCACTGTTGAAGAAGAGATTAAAGAAA ACTTGTTGTATATCCCCTCTTTTTTAAGAGGGGAAGGAGGCAATAGGATGGCAGTCCTAGAGCCTCGGAGGAGTGTAGGCAGGCCAAGAGGCAGCCAGGGAGAGG TTGGAAACGACAATAATGGTGATGATAATGGAGGCGAACATGCCGATGAAGGTGATACTATACAGAAAGAG ACTGAGAAGGCAAAATGGGAACCACTTCGTGTTTTGAGCAAACTTGAAGGAGATAACGAACGAAAGACCG ACTTAATGGAAGAGCTTGGTCTTGGTGATGTTGATGATCTTGAAG ATGCATCGGACTGGGACTCAGCCAGCACTACCAGTAAGAGAACCCTGCCCAGCCGCAGAATGCCCTCCCCTGGACTTGAGGAGTTCCCGGAATGCTCCTCTCCATCTGTCAAAGAGCAGGATGAAGTCATTGCTCCAGCAGCCCCCCTGACACCTCAGAGGAGCATCAACTCCAACAAGACAATGCCCAGCACACCCCCTCAACCTGCGCCCCAACCACAGCCTCGAGCAAGGAAGATGGCGCTTCAGAAATCAGAGAGTGAAGAAG AATCAGATTGTGAACCAGACAATGTGGCGTCCTCTTGCAATGCAGCCAAGATTGACAATCAGCTGCCAAACATAGCTGAGCTTCAGGCAGTGGTTACACCAG GTTCCCCTGAGCTCTCACCGATGGCAAGAGACAGTATAAGTAATCTAGAGTCTGAAAAGCGGCAACAAAAG AGGATAGATGAGGCAGTAGATACATGCCAGTTAGATCTGAACCCATGTCCATCTGGCCATGGGGGCTCTGACGGTGGAGAAAAGGATAGTGACTTTGAAGATGAGCGCAGTCCTGCGGAAAGAGGTAAAGCGGGTAATGTCCCGTGGGAGAATCGTTATGAGAAGCTCTGGGTAGAGGTGGAGAAAAGGGAGGTCAAATCCACCTTCAAGAATGTTGCTGGTGAATTAAAAGAGAAGTTTGGAGAACTGCTCAAATCAAGAAGTTCCACAGAAGAAGAACAGGCCACAGCTGAATTTACTTCTGCAGAAGAAGAGTCaagtgatgaagatgaagaaggagaagtcatTGTGCGCCCCATGGCCAGAGCGAGGAGTACCGTCCTCCTCACTATACCTGAGCAGAGGGAGTCTGGACTAGAAGACTCTGTGACGGAGTCAACTGACAACTCCTTATGCGAGAACACGATGCCGGTCTGTGAGCCCCTGGCTAGTGAGAGCGTCATGTTTCCAGAGCCAGATCTACTCACTGATGATGTTCTGGAGGAGTCTCTTTCACCTCAACTCGCCACAGCACAAAGAGACCGCTGCTTATCTCCTGTTACCACAACTTTTACTGATAATCATACCGTACCCACGTTGGATGTAGACCAGAGCACATTCTTAAAAGATTCGGCCAAACTCGGGACATTCCACAAACCACATCTGGACCGCATCTGGAAGGACAACGGTGCTAATGGTGATGAAGCTGAGAAAAACAATGCGAGTTCAGACGAGGATCCTGAAGAACTCATCAATTCTCGTCCCCCCTCACTAAGTAGACGTTCAGCATCCATCCAAGGTGTTTCTGATGAGGAGCTGGAAGAGGACATGGAAAGATTTAAACTTGAG GTTGGCAGGGAGACGACAAGGATTGCTATGCTAGTGCACAAATTTAGTACTTCCTGGGATACTGGTGGAACGGCATTGGAAGAAGTCGGTCCTGAGAAACCTGAGACCAGTGCAAGAGCAATTTGCCAGGAACAGCAGCCTGTGGCCACCAAGAG CACCAACGGGGCACCAGTGCAATTGCATCTCCCACTCCAGCAGACCTACAATAGCAACAGACAGGAGGGCCAAGCTGTAGAGGAGACCTTACAGCTGGAGCTGGTCAGAGGGGCCCGGCGCAGCAGAGCCCCTCAGACCAACATTCATGTCAATGGAGATCCTCTTTCTGTGTTTGATGATAGCACTTTAAGTGAAGTGTCGGACGATGAAGGAAG GTTTCCAACCAGCGGAAAACAGAAAACTGAG AACCCTGAAGTTGAGATGGCAGAAGACTTTGATGAACTCAGTCAGTCATCCGACACAGCTACAGATGACATTGACTCTCCCACTTCAGGCTATCGTCACGCATCCCTCCTCATTCAGAAGCTGGACTCAGCCACTTTGG ACTCGAGAAGCATGGTGAAACTGCAGAACATTTTCCACGAATATGAGCGCTCCATCCAAAAGGCAAGGAGTCGCCATGGGTACCTGGCAGACAAGGTGAGCCATCTGGAGATGGAGAGGGCGGAGTTGAAGAGCTCTTTGGAGGAAGTTAAAGATGTTAAATCTGCCTTGGAGCGCAACCAGCTGGAACTGCAGACTGAAGTCACAAACCTCAA ATTTCAGCTGAAACAAGAGCAGGAAAATCGCCGCAACGCCACCATGATGTACGACACAACCCGAGATAAGCTCAGGAGGATGGAGGAGCAGCATCAGCTGGAGGTTCAGGAGAGACAAAAGGTGGAGCTTACCCTCAGGAATCTGGAGCTGGAGATGAGAACACTGGTCAACAACATTAAACAG CTTGAAGAggaccacagtgagagccagaGACTGCTGGCTCAGGAGCGCAGTGCTCGGACGCTGCAGGAGAATCTGCTCAACAGCCATCTCCGTAAGCAGCAGGAGATAGAGGATGAGAACAAAAGAAACATGAGCAAAAGCAATGAG GCTTTGTCCCAACTCACTGAAGCCAGTGACAGGGAGAGGGAGTTGCTCCAGCAGACTGCTAGCTTCCAGGAGCAGCTGACCAGCCTGAGAACAGACCTTGAGCGCTCGCAGGCCAACAGCAGTCTCAGAGAGAGCCATCTTTTGGAAGAGAACGAGGCCCTCAAGGAACAGCTAGAAGACGCTCGTCGAGATCTCAAACTCAACAGTGAAGCCCTGACCCAAACCGTCTTCAACTGCAATAACCAGGTGACCACCCTGAAGTCTGAGTTAGCTATGACAACAACCCGGCTGGAAAATGAGCGGCAGACTCGCGAAGCACTGGATGCAGAGGTGGAGTCCACTCGTACCCGCCTGGCTGGAGCCATGAAGGAGGCAGAGCTTTGCCGGGCAGCTAACACAGACACCGAGAGAGCTCTGCTCCGGGAGAAAGATGAACACCAGCGTGTTAAAGACAGATTCACAG gtgAAGCAGCCAATCAACGCGAGGCAGTCAGCAGCCTGTCACAGAAGCTGGCCAAGGCAGAGACTCGTGCAAACAGCATGGAAAATGAAGTTCATCGGGCCACGCTGCAGCTGACGGAGAAGGGCCTGCTGCTGGAGGTCCTACAGCGGGAGAAGGACCAGGCAGCTTTACGTGTCAAGGAGTTAGAAGCGGCTCTGCAGGCCGAGAGAGAGCTGGTCAGCCGTGCCGGAGCACGCCAAGAGGCCGCGCAGGAGCGACTTGCCCAAACCCAGAGCGAGTGCATGCTACTGCGGCAACAGCTAGAGGAGGCCCAAAACAAAGGTGTTGCAAAGGAGCGTGCTGTTACAGATGCCCAAGAGCGCTTCAGTGACATTCTGTCCAAGCTGCAATCTGACTGCGAAGAGAGAGTACAACTAGTGGAGGAGAGAAATAAGGAGCTCGCCAGTAAGGCTGCTGATCTTCGAGATCAGATCTACAAGTtagaggaagagaagagtgaaagagag ACAAGTGTAAGGCAGCTGCAGCAGGAGCTAGCCGACTCACTCAAGAAGCTGTCAATGAGTGAAGCTTCTCTGGAGGTCAACACACGCTATCGCAATGACCTGGAAGAGGAGAAGGCTCGGCTCTTTAAAGACTTGGACAGGCTCAAAGGAAAG CTGGAGGAAAGCGAAGACCAGTATGTGCAGGCTGAGAGACGTATTAACAGTCTAAAGAGCTGTCTGGATGAAAGGGAGAAGCAACTCACCACTACTGCTCAGAAACTGCAGGAGGTGCTGTCGGCCTCAGCAGCTTCTGATACCACCATCAAACAGCTGGAGGAAGCTGTGCAaag GCTTGAGATAGAGAACGCCAGGCTGGAAGCTGCTGCAAAGCAACAGTCCAACAAAATTGATGCACTTCAGAAAGGGGCTCAGGAATTTGCCATG GTCAGAGGTCATTTGGAGGACTTGGTTACAAACCTCCAAAGCAGTAAGATGACTTTGGAAGACCAACTCAGTCGAGAG GTCCAGAAGCAAAGCATGCTGTCTCACACAGCCCAGGACTCCCAGGCCTTGTGGGAGGAGGAGCTGAAGAGCCGCTCTAAGTTAGGACTGCGCCTGGCAGAGCttgaaaaggaaaaaggagacCTGAGCACCCAG ATGGAaatggaaaagaagaaagccaaGAAAATAGCAGAGCAGAAGAAGGCTGTGGACACCCGGCTGGATCAAGAGATGAAGAGAAACACCGAGCTCCAAAAAGAAATGTACAG GTTGCGTACTGTATTGAAGACTGCAAAGAAGAAATTGCGTGATCAGgacacaggtggagcagtatttGGCTCTCCTATGAGCAGTCTACAGGTGGACCCAGGCAGACACAGCCAAGCAGAGGGTGCCTTTGGACGATTGAAAGAAAAG GTGGATGATCTGCAGATGCAACTGGAGAAGGAAGGGTCCCGTCGCAGCCAGCTAGAGAAGGTGAACGGGGACCTTAAGGATCAGCTGGCCTCCCTAAAGAGCTTGAGCCGCAGTAATGAGCACCTGGAGAGGGGTAAGAGGCAGCTGGAGGAGGAAGTGCTGGACCTGAGACGCCGAATGGAGGCCGCTCAGATGGAGCAGAGCCAGGTGGAGCAGTACCGCCGTGACGCAGAGGAGCGGGCCCGTCAGGAGATCCAACAGAAACTGGAGCAGGTCAACATCTTCCTGCAG TCGCAGGCAGCATCCCAGGAAGCATTGGATCAGATTaaagcgaccaatgagaccAACCTGCGTTCCCAGCTGGAGCAGAAAATCCGGGAGCTGGAGGGGGAACTGGGCCGGGCCCGCACCACCCATCATGACAGCCTCAACCAAAGAGAATCCACACGCACGGAGCTAGAGCGATACCGCCAGCTCTACACAGAGGAGCTGCGCAGCCGCAAGTCCCTGGCTGCCAAACTAGAGAG GGCCAACAGTCGTCTCGCAGAAGCCAATTCTAAGTTGCTCAACGAGCGCAGCAGGTCTCTGATCACCAGCAGCATCGCAAACGGTAGCCTTGGAGGGCCCTCGCTGGACCTGGGCTCTTTGGGTTCCCCAGCACACTATGGGGCCACACTGGGGCCCCTCAACAGGAGCCTAGGCCTGGGACTCTCCCTCCTCAGCCCTGTAACTGAGGGGCAGAACACCCGGGTGGAGGACTACCTTGCCAAG CTTCTAGCTCAAAAGTCTGtctctcatctctcctctcttcagCCAGACCCATAA